CGTGCCCGGACCCCTGCGGGGTGCCGCGATCGACTGCGGCCTCGCCGGGACCGTGATGCGGTTCCTGCCGCCGGCCGCGGCCCTGGCCACCGGGCGCGTGATCTTCGACGGCGATCCCCACGCGCGCAAACGGCCGCAGACCACCATCCTCGACGCGTTGCGCGGGCTGGGTGTCGCCGTCGACGGCGATCGATTGCCGTTCACCATCGACGCCACCGGCACCGTGCCCGGCGGCGAGGTCACCATCGACGCATCCGGGTCATCGCAATTCGTGTCGGGGCTCCTGTTGTCGGCGGCCCGGTTCGAGGCCGGCGTCGTCGTCCGGCACGTCGGCGCGGCCGTCCCGTCGACCCCGCACATCGACATGACCGTGGAGATGCTGGCGACGGCCGGCGTCGTCGTCGACACCTCCGAACCGAATGTCTGGCGCGTTGCTCCCGGGCCGATCGCGGCCGTCGACTGGACGGTCGAGCCCGACCTGTCGAACGCGGCCGCGTTCCTCGCCGCGGCAGCCGTCACCGGCGGTACCGTGCGGGTGCCGTACTGGCCCGCCGTGACCACCCAGCCCGGTGCACGGATCGCGGACGTCCTCGCCGCGATGGGTTGCGCCGTCGAGCATCTCGACGGCACGCTGTCGGTGCGCGGACCCGCGGTACTCAAGGCCGTCGACCTCGACCTCCGGGACATCGGCGAGCTCACCCCCACCATCGCCGCGCTGTGCGCGCTCGCCGACGGGGAGTCGGTACTGTCCGGGATCGCCCATCTCCGCGGCCACGAGACCGACCGGCTCGCCGCGCTCACCACGGAGATCACCCGCCTGGGTGGGACATGCGCCGAAACCGGCGACGGACTACGCATCACCGGCACCGCCGGTTCCCCGTTACGCGGGGGGACCTGGGAGTCCTACGCCGACCACCGGATGGCCACCGCCGGAGCCATCGTCGGCCTGGTGACACCCGGAGTGGTGGTCGCCGACATCGAGACGACGAGCAAGACGCTGCCTGACTTCCCGGGGATGTGGCAGCAGATGCTGGGGCGCGCATGAGCTCTCGAGGACAGGCGCGCCGTTGAGTCGCCGCGCGGCGAGCTACGACGAATCCGACGTCCGGGTCCGTCCCGGGAAGGGCACCCGACCGCGCACCAAGACGCGACCGTCCCACGACGACGCCGAGCAGGGCATGGTGGTCTCGGTCGATCGCGGTCGCTGGGGCGTGGTGCTCGACGGCGACCCGGATCGGCGCGTCGTCGCGATGCGCGCCCGCGAACTGGGTCGCACCCCGATCGTCGTCGGCGACGACGTGTCGGTGGTGGGCGACCTGTCCGGCCGGCCCGACACGCTGGCGCGCATCGTCCGGGTGGCCGATCGTCGAACGGTGTTGCGCCGCACCGCCGATGACTCCGACCCCTACGAGCGGATCGTCGTGGCGAATGCTGATGCGCTCCTCATCGTGACCGCCATGGCGGATCCACCGCCGCGCACCGGATTCGTCGAACGCGCACTGGCCGCGGCCTATGTGGGCGGCCTGTCCCCCATCCTGTGCCTGACGAAATCGGATCTCGCCGATCCCGCCGAATTCACCGCGGCCTTCGCCGATCTCGACTTGCCGGTGGTGTGCGCGGGCCGCGACGACCCGCTCGACGAGATCCTGTCGACGTTGCGCGGTCGGATCACCGCATTCATCGGCCACTCCGGGGTCGGCAAGTCCACTCTGGTCAATCGTCTCGTCCCGGACGCATATCGGGCGACCGGCGTGGTGTCGGGAGTGGGCAAGGGCCGGCACACGTCCACCCAGTCGGTGGCGTTGGCCCTGCCCGATGACGGTGGCCCGCGTGGCTGGGTCATCGACACCCCCGGCATCCGGTCGTTCGGACTCGCGCACGTCGGACCCGACGACATCGTCGCCGCCTTCGACGATCTCCACGCCGCCATCGAGGAATGTCCCCGCGGCTGTACACATCTGGGCCCACCGGCCGATCCCGAGTGCAAGCTCGACGAGCTGACCGGTCACTCGTATCGTCGCGCGATGGCCGTGCGCCACCTCTTGGTGGCGGTCAGCGGCGGCGAGGGTGACGCGGCCGAGGAGCCACGGACGGCGGAGTGACCGCGCGTGCTACCGCCGGCGACGCCGGGCGCGCAGCTCGCGGATCGCGGTCTTGAGGCCGGCGGCGCGGGGGGTCATCCCGGCGAAACGCTTCTCCGACGCGGTTTCCGGGGCATCGTCGGCGGTGTCGCGCAGAAACGAGTCGGGCAGGGCCAGCTTGTTGATCGTGCGCAGCGTCTGAAGATACTGCACCACAATCGATCCCGTGGTGTAGGGCAGATCGTACTTGTCGCAGAGCGCGCGTACCCGCACCGCAATCTCGGCGTACCGGTTGCTCGGCAGGTCCGGGTAGAGATGGTGTTCGATCTGGTAGCAGAGATTTCCGCTGAAGAAGGCCATCGCGGGCCCGGCGTCGAAGTTGGCCGTGCCGAGCATCTGGCGCAGGTACCACTGGCCCTGGGTCTCGTTCTCGAGCGACTCCGCGGTGAACTTC
The genomic region above belongs to Gordonia hongkongensis and contains:
- the rsgA gene encoding ribosome small subunit-dependent GTPase A; the protein is MSRRAASYDESDVRVRPGKGTRPRTKTRPSHDDAEQGMVVSVDRGRWGVVLDGDPDRRVVAMRARELGRTPIVVGDDVSVVGDLSGRPDTLARIVRVADRRTVLRRTADDSDPYERIVVANADALLIVTAMADPPPRTGFVERALAAAYVGGLSPILCLTKSDLADPAEFTAAFADLDLPVVCAGRDDPLDEILSTLRGRITAFIGHSGVGKSTLVNRLVPDAYRATGVVSGVGKGRHTSTQSVALALPDDGGPRGWVIDTPGIRSFGLAHVGPDDIVAAFDDLHAAIEECPRGCTHLGPPADPECKLDELTGHSYRRAMAVRHLLVAVSGGEGDAAEEPRTAE
- the aroA gene encoding 3-phosphoshikimate 1-carboxyvinyltransferase translates to MSSWNAPTITEGGLGATAGGGLDATVELPGSKSITNRALVLAALAEGPSTVRGTLRSRDTNLMLAALEALGAEIRIDPASETTVSIVPGPLRGAAIDCGLAGTVMRFLPPAAALATGRVIFDGDPHARKRPQTTILDALRGLGVAVDGDRLPFTIDATGTVPGGEVTIDASGSSQFVSGLLLSAARFEAGVVVRHVGAAVPSTPHIDMTVEMLATAGVVVDTSEPNVWRVAPGPIAAVDWTVEPDLSNAAAFLAAAAVTGGTVRVPYWPAVTTQPGARIADVLAAMGCAVEHLDGTLSVRGPAVLKAVDLDLRDIGELTPTIAALCALADGESVLSGIAHLRGHETDRLAALTTEITRLGGTCAETGDGLRITGTAGSPLRGGTWESYADHRMATAGAIVGLVTPGVVVADIETTSKTLPDFPGMWQQMLGRA